Proteins encoded by one window of Candidatus Odinarchaeum yellowstonii:
- a CDS encoding RAD55 family ATPase → MLLNGGLILFEAGFQPLGIEGLDAALGGGVLRNGVVLISFDPGSGELAFSSEIIRSSLFKGDYVVHVDFDHGPDYSLNSIMGLGVDSDFLKGRLKAEYEAGKLRFIDCFTAESPQDRVESTAFSVILDNPYNLSKLLFTMKKVRESISPDCAVKWVFSNLTSLSINLPVQDVIRFCRAAFRLHKQFNDQAIYYVNRCAHSPEFLSIIYQLVDAVIELRTREMNNRVIRFLRVVKNQFKDHITSDLTYKIDKGRIIITLLK, encoded by the coding sequence ATGTTACTTAACGGTGGTTTAATCTTGTTTGAGGCTGGTTTTCAACCTTTAGGTATTGAGGGGCTTGACGCTGCGCTGGGTGGGGGGGTGCTGAGAAACGGGGTGGTTTTAATTTCTTTCGATCCTGGTTCAGGTGAGCTGGCTTTCAGCTCTGAGATTATTCGGTCTAGCTTGTTTAAAGGGGACTATGTGGTTCACGTGGACTTCGATCACGGTCCTGATTATTCTTTGAACAGTATTATGGGTTTAGGCGTGGACTCCGACTTTTTAAAGGGGAGGCTTAAAGCCGAGTATGAGGCTGGTAAACTGCGTTTTATAGATTGTTTCACCGCTGAGAGTCCTCAGGATAGGGTTGAATCAACAGCTTTCTCCGTGATTTTAGATAATCCTTATAATCTTTCGAAGCTTTTATTCACGATGAAAAAGGTGAGGGAGTCTATTTCACCTGATTGCGCTGTTAAATGGGTTTTCTCTAATCTCACGTCTCTGAGCATTAATCTACCTGTTCAAGATGTTATCCGCTTCTGCAGGGCTGCTTTTCGACTTCATAAGCAGTTTAATGATCAAGCTATCTACTATGTGAATAGGTGTGCTCACTCCCCTGAATTTCTCTCTATAATCTACCAGCTTGTGGACGCTGTTATCGAGTTGCGGACTCGTGAGATGAATAATCGTGTTATCCGTTTTCTCCGCGTGGTTAAAAACCAGTTTAAAGATCACATCACCTCTGATCTAACTTATAAAATTGATAAGGGTAGAATTATAATAACATTATTGAAGTAG
- a CDS encoding arsenate reductase ArsC has product MKRILFVCRENTGRSQVAEAFFNLFNKRSDLKAFSAGLEKGEALNQIAVAVMKEAGVDLTKQKPKKLTIEMIREADLIITMGCIEACPATPPEKTVEWKIKDFKQAANIEEARRIRDEIKNRVVDLLNQL; this is encoded by the coding sequence ATGAAGAGAATCCTATTCGTATGCCGGGAGAACACGGGTAGAAGCCAGGTAGCTGAAGCCTTCTTCAATCTATTCAATAAGAGAAGTGATTTAAAAGCTTTCAGCGCGGGGTTAGAAAAAGGAGAAGCCTTAAACCAGATCGCTGTAGCTGTGATGAAAGAAGCGGGCGTGGATTTAACGAAGCAGAAACCTAAAAAGCTAACAATTGAAATGATAAGGGAGGCTGATTTAATCATCACCATGGGTTGCATCGAAGCATGCCCAGCCACACCCCCTGAGAAAACAGTTGAATGGAAGATAAAAGATTTCAAACAAGCAGCTAACATAGAAGAAGCTAGAAGAATCAGAGATGAAATAAAAAACAGAGTAGTAGATCTTTTAAACCAGCTGTAG
- a CDS encoding nucleotidyltransferase domain-containing protein, whose product MDSSNFKASTPVLEKYLKAILKIFEDKLGFLPASVISFGSAAKGGFNHKISDADFLIVLDDGVGGAARRAVFSYMLTLQEYFFKARGSSLLDRLLYFFETGTGMFKSFFICFERDLLSASFHRVFNVNRFLSWLTVPGKLILNSVFSSCRVVYGKKYDFKIFKRGLNSLQIFKSFMLCSLLYLFFILINCFKPAFKYFYGSIKWSLLNCYFYLTGGSVKVKEAALFFKKLLECEALDRFLFYQGRGFKSNLKEYFNFYRLIFSLHFKAPKLLAGRKLQLV is encoded by the coding sequence ATGGATTCCTCTAATTTCAAAGCTTCTACGCCCGTATTAGAAAAATATTTGAAGGCTATTTTAAAAATCTTTGAAGATAAACTCGGTTTTCTACCAGCATCAGTTATTTCATTCGGCTCCGCTGCTAAAGGCGGTTTCAATCATAAGATTAGTGACGCTGATTTTTTAATCGTTTTAGATGATGGTGTAGGGGGGGCTGCTAGGAGAGCTGTTTTTTCATATATGTTAACTCTTCAAGAATATTTTTTTAAAGCCCGCGGCTCTAGTTTGCTGGATCGCCTGCTCTACTTTTTTGAAACAGGGACGGGTATGTTTAAATCTTTTTTCATCTGTTTTGAACGGGATCTTTTATCCGCTAGCTTTCACAGGGTTTTCAACGTGAACAGATTTTTATCCTGGTTAACCGTTCCAGGTAAGCTTATTCTTAACTCGGTTTTCTCTAGCTGCCGTGTCGTGTACGGTAAGAAATATGATTTTAAAATTTTTAAACGCGGCTTGAACTCTCTTCAAATCTTTAAATCTTTCATGCTATGTAGTCTATTATACTTGTTTTTCATTTTAATTAACTGTTTTAAACCTGCATTCAAATATTTCTATGGATCGATTAAATGGTCTCTCCTAAACTGTTATTTTTATTTAACCGGTGGAAGCGTTAAAGTGAAAGAGGCTGCTCTCTTTTTCAAGAAGCTTTTAGAATGTGAGGCTTTAGATAGATTCCTATTTTATCAAGGGAGAGGGTTTAAATCTAATTTGAAAGAGTATTTTAACTTTTACCGCTTAATTTTTAGCCTTCACTTTAAGGCTCCGAAGCTTTTAGCTGGTAGAAAACTACAGCTGGTTTAA
- a CDS encoding DEAD/DEAH box helicase, which produces MTLKSLEVAGVDQRLIRRLLETGVENLTPIQELTVKKGVFRRKNIFICAPASSGKTLLSHIAALAMALREPKSKALILLPLRSQADEVHAHLNRTYKALGVKFTRLSEKEASGLADANIIIATYKEMDEALLIGYSWFTDLSLIIVDEFQLLGQHEKGGLLENLILVLIQRFKDAQFLYLSDIIGNAFEISEWLNAELSQTFTTLVPVRYSILVDDKENGNVLNNIIEDTVKSNGQVIVFTDSLNRALKLCERFEKYFKNLISESQVNQVQIKISLLRDKGENTYTREHLSYYIKRGIGFHTPGLSPLEKLVVEELFNAKILKIVVSTPEISSALNMHPRVIVFENIYQKTRGDEYKRILLNPNIVHNIFGKAGNYKYDKEAYGIILVEDEEEKEIVEKHFFKKNIRGELLPRYEYLKSLIIEKSDLEYLLLYLITLNKELSLNQLVEHFQKTLFYRQSSVEEKERLKQMLQVKTVKEALKERTEYSTRLTAEKTSLNMLKNIKHEGNKLEATIISSTSMKEHRIQVSENGYMSCDCEYWRFKASRERKICKHLASLMLLAEEGKTSRETYNIVLKALNPNSIILKLSLESYINISGETLKTTDKGELSAYTSIQPELLNKLIKIIKDRGLDHKTRFLQSLKEIIKNSLVELPYSSSRTQEALEYLAGVRAEHPAGFEPGDFRKLLNYMEWMFNSLTLIIKHTGERNLEDELLIFKQRLFEKI; this is translated from the coding sequence ATGACTTTGAAAAGCCTCGAAGTAGCGGGAGTAGATCAGAGACTCATCAGAAGACTACTCGAAACCGGTGTTGAGAACCTAACACCGATACAGGAGTTAACGGTTAAAAAAGGAGTTTTCAGAAGAAAAAACATCTTCATATGCGCACCAGCCTCATCAGGTAAAACCCTGTTAAGCCATATAGCGGCTTTAGCGATGGCTTTAAGAGAACCTAAATCGAAAGCGCTAATACTTTTACCTTTAAGAAGCCAAGCGGATGAAGTCCACGCTCACTTAAATCGAACATATAAAGCCTTAGGCGTGAAGTTCACCCGTTTAAGCGAAAAAGAAGCGAGCGGATTAGCGGACGCTAATATCATTATAGCAACCTATAAAGAAATGGATGAAGCACTTCTAATAGGTTACAGCTGGTTTACAGATTTATCTTTAATCATAGTAGATGAATTCCAGCTTCTAGGACAACACGAGAAAGGAGGGCTCCTAGAAAATCTCATACTAGTGTTAATTCAACGGTTTAAAGACGCCCAGTTCCTCTACCTATCAGATATAATAGGCAACGCCTTCGAAATATCAGAGTGGTTGAACGCGGAGTTATCTCAAACATTCACAACACTTGTCCCAGTCCGCTACAGTATATTAGTGGATGATAAAGAAAACGGAAACGTGTTAAATAATATAATAGAGGATACGGTTAAATCAAACGGTCAGGTTATCGTATTCACAGACAGCTTAAACCGAGCTTTAAAACTATGCGAGAGATTCGAAAAATATTTCAAGAATTTAATAAGCGAAAGCCAGGTGAACCAAGTTCAAATAAAAATCAGCTTGCTCAGAGATAAAGGAGAGAACACTTATACCAGAGAGCATTTAAGCTATTATATTAAAAGAGGAATAGGATTCCACACGCCAGGGTTATCCCCCCTTGAAAAACTGGTAGTAGAGGAATTATTCAACGCGAAAATATTGAAAATCGTGGTTTCAACCCCGGAGATCAGCTCCGCGCTGAACATGCACCCACGCGTAATAGTTTTCGAAAACATATACCAGAAAACGAGGGGAGACGAATATAAGCGAATATTATTAAACCCTAACATAGTCCATAATATTTTCGGTAAAGCTGGAAACTATAAATATGATAAAGAAGCTTATGGAATAATCCTAGTCGAAGACGAAGAAGAAAAAGAGATAGTCGAAAAACACTTCTTCAAGAAAAATATTAGAGGAGAACTTCTACCAAGATACGAGTATTTGAAAAGCCTGATTATAGAAAAAAGTGATCTAGAATACCTGCTACTATATTTAATCACGTTAAATAAAGAGCTCAGCCTAAACCAGCTAGTAGAACACTTCCAGAAAACATTATTTTATCGGCAAAGCAGCGTGGAGGAAAAAGAGAGATTAAAACAGATGTTACAGGTTAAAACAGTGAAAGAAGCTTTAAAAGAGAGAACGGAATATTCGACAAGGCTAACCGCTGAGAAAACCAGTTTAAACATGTTAAAAAATATTAAACACGAAGGTAATAAATTAGAGGCAACAATAATAAGCTCAACTAGCATGAAAGAGCATAGAATCCAGGTTTCAGAAAACGGTTATATGAGCTGTGACTGCGAGTATTGGAGGTTTAAAGCCAGCCGTGAGAGAAAAATATGCAAACATCTAGCTTCACTTATGCTATTAGCTGAAGAAGGTAAAACATCTCGTGAAACATATAATATTGTTTTAAAAGCTTTGAACCCGAATAGCATAATATTAAAACTAAGCTTAGAAAGTTACATAAATATAAGCGGTGAAACTTTAAAAACCACTGATAAAGGCGAATTATCCGCTTATACGAGCATTCAACCTGAATTATTAAACAAGCTGATAAAAATAATAAAAGATAGGGGGCTAGATCACAAAACAAGGTTTCTTCAAAGCTTAAAAGAGATAATTAAAAACAGTTTAGTGGAGTTACCCTACTCTAGTTCTAGAACCCAAGAGGCATTAGAATATTTAGCGGGAGTGAGAGCCGAGCACCCCGCAGGCTTCGAGCCAGGCGACTTCAGAAAACTCTTAAACTATATGGAGTGGATGTTCAACTCGCTCACGTTGATAATAAAGCATACAGGTGAAAGAAATTTAGAAGACGAGTTACTTATATTCAAACAGAGATTATTCGAGAAAATTTGA
- a CDS encoding aconitate hydratase: MPLNLTYKILKDHLAEGNLVKGEEIGIRIDRTLTQDATGTLTYLQFEALGLDKVKTELSVSYVDHNTLQTDYMNADDHKYLQTVAAKYGVYFSKPGNGICHQVNLERFSKPGKTLLGSDSHTPTCGGVGMLGIGAGGLDVAVAMGGGLFYLNTPAILGVQLVGERKPWVSAKDVILEVLRRLTVKGGVGKIIEYYGEGVKNLDVYERATIANMGAETGATSSIFPSDEITREFFKLQRRPGDWVKLEADEGCEYDEYMTLNLDELEPLIALPHSPGNVKKVSEVEGTPVDQVTIGSCTNSSLKDLMIVAAILKDKTINPDVSLTISPGSKQVLEEIARNGALADLIAAGARILEAACGPCIGMGQAPRSGGISLRTFNRNFKGRSGTEDAQVYLASPEVAAAAALYGQITDPRRLGEYPIIKLPKRIRVNDNLIVKPPADPSKIQVIRGPNIKPIPVNTPLPEQISMEILIKLGDNITTDDILPAGVKILPLRSNIPAISEYVFKNIDPTFIDRVKKKKGGLILAGENYGQGSSREHAAIAPMYLGVKAVIAKSYARIHKSNLVNFGILPLQLTDPSDYNKIDQGDLITIKNIREQLAKGAQILDAVNTSKKHIFKVKHELTPRQAKIILAGGLLNYVRELNKKESE; the protein is encoded by the coding sequence ATGCCCCTAAATTTAACATATAAAATTTTAAAAGACCACCTGGCGGAAGGCAACCTGGTTAAAGGCGAAGAGATAGGTATAAGAATAGACCGCACTTTAACCCAGGACGCTACAGGCACACTAACATATCTTCAATTCGAAGCCCTAGGCTTAGATAAAGTTAAAACAGAGCTCTCAGTAAGCTACGTAGACCATAACACGCTTCAAACCGATTACATGAACGCAGACGACCATAAATACCTGCAAACAGTAGCAGCTAAATACGGCGTATACTTCTCTAAACCTGGAAACGGAATATGCCATCAAGTTAATTTAGAAAGATTCAGTAAACCGGGTAAAACCCTACTAGGATCAGATTCACATACTCCAACATGCGGAGGAGTTGGAATGCTAGGCATAGGAGCCGGAGGCTTAGACGTAGCCGTCGCAATGGGAGGCGGATTATTCTACTTAAACACGCCAGCTATTCTAGGAGTCCAACTAGTAGGGGAGAGAAAACCTTGGGTTTCAGCTAAAGACGTGATATTAGAGGTTTTAAGAAGACTAACAGTTAAAGGAGGAGTAGGAAAGATAATCGAATACTATGGTGAAGGTGTTAAAAACCTCGACGTATATGAACGGGCGACTATCGCGAATATGGGAGCTGAAACCGGCGCCACCAGCTCAATCTTCCCATCAGATGAAATAACCAGAGAGTTTTTCAAACTTCAGAGAAGACCCGGAGACTGGGTGAAGCTCGAAGCGGATGAGGGATGCGAGTACGATGAGTATATGACATTAAACTTGGATGAACTGGAGCCCTTAATAGCTCTACCACACAGCCCTGGAAACGTTAAAAAAGTAAGCGAAGTGGAGGGGACACCCGTCGACCAAGTTACGATAGGAAGCTGCACTAATTCATCTCTTAAAGATTTAATGATAGTAGCAGCGATACTTAAAGATAAAACCATAAACCCGGATGTGAGCCTAACTATTTCACCCGGGTCGAAACAAGTCTTAGAGGAGATAGCCAGGAACGGTGCTTTAGCTGATTTAATAGCAGCCGGTGCTAGAATCCTTGAAGCGGCATGCGGACCTTGCATAGGAATGGGGCAGGCTCCTAGAAGCGGAGGCATCTCACTTAGAACATTCAACAGAAACTTTAAAGGTAGAAGCGGAACAGAGGACGCTCAAGTCTATTTAGCCAGCCCGGAGGTTGCTGCAGCTGCAGCCCTATACGGTCAGATCACAGACCCCCGCAGACTAGGCGAATACCCGATTATAAAACTTCCCAAGAGAATCCGCGTAAACGATAATTTAATCGTGAAACCTCCAGCGGATCCATCTAAAATCCAAGTCATCAGAGGACCGAACATTAAACCTATACCCGTTAACACCCCGCTACCTGAACAAATCAGCATGGAGATCTTGATAAAACTAGGAGACAACATAACAACAGATGACATCCTCCCAGCCGGTGTTAAAATACTTCCTTTAAGAAGCAACATACCAGCTATAAGCGAATACGTGTTCAAAAACATTGATCCCACGTTCATAGACCGCGTTAAAAAGAAGAAAGGGGGATTAATACTAGCAGGGGAAAATTACGGTCAAGGCTCCAGCCGCGAACACGCCGCGATAGCCCCCATGTACCTAGGAGTTAAAGCGGTGATAGCGAAATCATATGCGAGAATCCATAAATCGAACCTTGTAAACTTCGGGATACTACCGCTCCAGTTAACTGATCCATCAGATTACAATAAAATAGATCAAGGAGACCTGATTACCATAAAGAATATTAGAGAACAGTTAGCTAAAGGAGCTCAAATCTTAGACGCCGTCAACACAAGCAAAAAACACATCTTCAAAGTAAAGCATGAACTAACACCTAGACAAGCGAAGATAATATTAGCAGGCGGATTACTAAACTATGTGAGAGAGTTAAACAAAAAGGAAAGTGAATAA
- the guaA gene encoding glutamine-hydrolyzing GMP synthase — MEGASQTLLEKSDRLKISMIMDRHILERDKLDIAILDFGGQYTHLIKRMLDELDVEVDILPYNVNYLQLLDLHVKGVIFGGGPNSVYEADSPRCDLNILRCNRFKILGICYGHQLIAHQLDGVVKKGVRCEYGLAELLIDDVNDPLFQGFPSRIQVWASHTDEVEKLPLGGKTIAHSLNCSIEAFNIHNRIWGVQFHPEVSQTEYGYELLENFAIKISKCNRIQI, encoded by the coding sequence ATGGAGGGTGCTTCTCAAACTTTACTAGAGAAATCCGATAGGCTTAAAATCTCCATGATCATGGATCGCCATATCCTTGAACGGGATAAACTGGACATAGCTATTCTAGATTTCGGCGGACAATACACGCATCTAATTAAGAGAATGCTAGATGAACTAGACGTGGAGGTGGATATTCTACCCTATAATGTAAACTACCTGCAGCTGTTAGATCTACACGTGAAGGGTGTTATCTTCGGAGGAGGCCCGAACTCTGTGTACGAAGCGGATTCCCCGCGATGTGATTTGAATATTCTGAGATGTAACAGGTTTAAAATACTCGGAATCTGCTACGGACACCAGTTGATCGCGCATCAACTAGACGGCGTTGTTAAAAAAGGTGTTAGATGCGAGTATGGTTTAGCTGAGTTACTCATAGACGATGTTAACGACCCTCTCTTTCAAGGTTTTCCGAGTAGAATTCAAGTCTGGGCTTCGCACACTGATGAAGTTGAGAAGCTGCCTTTAGGGGGTAAAACCATCGCTCACAGTTTAAACTGTAGTATTGAAGCCTTCAACATTCATAACAGGATTTGGGGTGTTCAATTTCACCCTGAAGTCTCACAGACCGAGTACGGGTACGAGCTGCTTGAAAACTTCGCTATTAAAATCAGTAAATGTAACAGGATTCAAATATAA
- a CDS encoding formate--phosphoribosylaminoimidazolecarboxamide ligase: MILREDVQRIVEGYDFKKLHIATIGSHSALNIFKGAKEEGLSTLCICERGREKVYQRYPLVDRYILLDDLTRILDEDIQQQLLSLNSVIIPHGSFNAYVGSERIEGSFKLPIFGNRALLTWESHREMQDKWLKLAGVPVPKTYSKPEEIDTLTITKFPRAKGGRGYFLANNLEVYERKAEEMFKKGLISEEDLKEPQIQEYITGAPVYLHYFYSPLHDRLEFLGADRRYESNVDGLSRIPAADQLEAELNATFTVIGNFMVVLRESLLTQVYELGERVLEASRRIAPPGLIGPFCLETICTENLKLIVFEISCRIVAGCNVAIGYSPYTYLLYGEPMYMGRRIAREIKEGFRENKVSLLVT; this comes from the coding sequence ATGATTCTACGCGAGGATGTTCAGCGAATCGTTGAGGGCTATGATTTTAAAAAGCTTCACATAGCGACGATTGGAAGCCACTCCGCTTTAAATATTTTTAAAGGAGCTAAAGAGGAGGGTCTGTCAACTCTATGCATCTGTGAACGCGGCAGGGAGAAAGTCTACCAGCGTTATCCTTTAGTTGACCGCTACATTCTACTAGATGATTTAACCCGGATTTTAGACGAGGACATCCAACAGCAGCTTCTCTCTTTAAACTCTGTGATCATTCCACACGGCTCTTTCAACGCTTATGTCGGCTCTGAGAGAATAGAGGGATCTTTTAAGCTTCCCATATTCGGTAACCGCGCTCTTTTAACATGGGAGTCTCACCGGGAAATGCAGGATAAATGGCTTAAACTAGCGGGCGTGCCTGTTCCTAAAACTTATAGTAAACCTGAAGAAATAGACACGCTTACGATAACTAAGTTTCCTAGAGCTAAAGGCGGGCGCGGCTATTTTCTAGCTAACAACTTGGAAGTGTATGAGAGGAAAGCTGAGGAAATGTTTAAGAAGGGGTTAATATCCGAGGAGGATTTAAAGGAGCCTCAAATCCAAGAGTATATTACAGGGGCGCCTGTCTACTTACACTATTTCTATTCGCCTTTACATGATCGACTTGAATTTCTAGGTGCGGATAGAAGATATGAGTCGAACGTTGACGGTTTATCTAGGATACCTGCAGCTGACCAGCTTGAAGCTGAACTAAACGCAACTTTCACGGTGATAGGGAACTTTATGGTGGTTCTCAGAGAGTCTCTTTTAACTCAAGTATATGAGCTGGGTGAAAGAGTCTTGGAGGCTTCTCGCAGGATTGCTCCGCCGGGTTTAATCGGCCCCTTCTGTTTAGAGACTATTTGCACAGAGAACCTTAAGCTAATCGTGTTCGAAATATCTTGTAGAATTGTAGCCGGCTGCAACGTGGCTATAGGGTACTCGCCTTACACTTATCTTTTATACGGGGAGCCTATGTATATGGGGAGGCGCATCGCCCGTGAGATAAAGGAAGGCTTCCGGGAAAATAAGGTTAGCCTACTGGTCACATAG
- the purM gene encoding phosphoribosylformylglycinamidine cyclo-ligase, giving the protein MSSKMTYEKAGVDILKAKEAHERIGRLIASTFNLRKGRFGELLNEFGHYAALLDISPTTAIALHADGVGTKVLIAQMLDKYDTIGIDCVAMNVNDLICCGAEPVALIDYIALETSNPLLAEDLVRGLVKGAKSAGAAIVGGETAIMPDVIKGVKPGMGFDLSALSLGVVEKKNIILGDGIKPGDVVIGLPSSGPHSNGYTLIRRILEANKISLDSKPLKNSKTLGEILLTPTRIYVREVLKLVENRLVSGLAHITGGAFTKLMRLTKGRLGFQLSMPEPPEIFQLLQKWGNVDASEMYKTFNMGVGFCVITRPENENAVIQLCKRPGLKPVFLGYVSERRKVTLKTYTGEEISY; this is encoded by the coding sequence ATGAGCTCTAAGATGACGTATGAGAAAGCGGGTGTAGACATTTTAAAAGCTAAAGAAGCTCATGAGCGAATCGGCCGGCTTATCGCATCCACCTTTAATCTAAGAAAAGGAAGATTCGGGGAGCTTTTAAACGAGTTCGGCCACTACGCTGCTCTCTTAGACATCTCCCCGACAACAGCTATAGCTTTACACGCCGACGGCGTAGGGACTAAGGTTCTCATAGCTCAAATGCTAGATAAATATGACACTATTGGCATTGACTGTGTGGCGATGAACGTCAACGACTTAATATGCTGCGGCGCTGAACCGGTTGCTTTAATAGACTACATTGCTTTAGAAACCTCTAACCCTCTCTTAGCTGAGGATCTGGTGAGGGGCTTAGTTAAAGGGGCTAAATCTGCGGGTGCAGCTATCGTAGGAGGGGAAACCGCAATCATGCCTGATGTTATTAAAGGTGTTAAACCAGGGATGGGATTCGATTTATCTGCTTTAAGTTTAGGAGTCGTAGAGAAGAAAAACATTATTTTAGGTGATGGAATTAAACCAGGCGACGTGGTGATAGGCTTACCGAGCAGCGGCCCCCACTCTAACGGTTACACTCTTATTCGAAGAATTCTTGAAGCTAATAAGATCTCACTTGATTCGAAGCCTTTAAAAAACTCTAAGACTTTAGGTGAAATTCTTCTAACGCCTACTAGAATATATGTTAGAGAGGTTTTAAAACTGGTGGAGAATCGTCTAGTATCCGGTTTAGCTCATATCACAGGCGGAGCTTTCACTAAGCTTATGAGGTTAACTAAGGGGCGGCTTGGATTTCAGCTTAGCATGCCGGAGCCTCCTGAAATATTCCAGTTGCTTCAAAAATGGGGTAACGTAGACGCCTCTGAAATGTATAAGACTTTTAATATGGGTGTAGGCTTCTGCGTTATCACACGGCCTGAAAACGAGAACGCTGTCATCCAGTTATGTAAACGCCCGGGTTTAAAACCTGTATTTTTAGGATATGTCTCCGAGAGGAGGAAGGTGACTTTGAAAACGTATACGGGTGAAGAGATCTCATATTAA
- the purB gene encoding adenylosuccinate lyase, whose protein sequence is MSVHPIEYRYFYPEMKLLFTEEYRLQKWLDVEAALAQAHADLGDIPREAAEEISRKASVKYVKLQRVKEIEDQIHHDLMAMVKALTEVCEGGAGAYVHLGATSYDIEDTATALQLKEAIKIILDDLINLKDVVVDLADKYKTLVCVGRTHGQHALPTTYGLKFAIWAYEIHRHIIRLIQLKPRVLVGKMTGAVGTMAGFGEKGFQIQELVMRKLGLKPAETSNQIVQRDRIAELILFTALVAATLNKIGKELRNLQRTEIGEVWEEFKETQVGSSTMPHKRNPHKSERICGLSRILIGNVFPALENVALEHERDLTNSAPERIIIPENLILLDYMLKQLTQILKNIKLDEFNITRNLGLTRGLIMAEKIMLELVNKGLGRQQAHELLRRCAMISWSQRIDFKQALLNEPEIASLVTPGELDEWLNPISYIGTAVSQVEKAVQELRGYRYEL, encoded by the coding sequence TTGTCCGTTCATCCTATAGAATACCGTTATTTTTATCCTGAAATGAAATTGCTTTTCACCGAGGAGTATCGATTGCAGAAATGGCTTGACGTTGAAGCTGCTTTAGCTCAAGCCCACGCTGATCTAGGTGACATTCCACGAGAAGCCGCTGAGGAGATAAGTAGAAAAGCCTCTGTGAAATATGTGAAATTGCAGCGAGTTAAAGAAATAGAGGATCAAATCCACCACGATCTTATGGCTATGGTTAAAGCTTTAACAGAGGTTTGTGAAGGAGGAGCTGGAGCTTACGTACACTTAGGCGCAACCAGCTATGATATAGAGGATACAGCAACTGCTCTACAGTTAAAGGAGGCGATAAAAATCATCTTAGATGATTTAATAAATCTGAAAGATGTGGTCGTTGACTTAGCTGATAAATATAAGACTCTGGTTTGCGTGGGTAGAACGCACGGTCAACACGCTTTACCAACCACCTACGGTTTAAAATTCGCTATATGGGCTTATGAAATACACCGGCATATAATTCGTTTAATCCAGTTGAAGCCACGTGTCTTAGTGGGTAAAATGACGGGTGCTGTTGGTACTATGGCGGGGTTCGGTGAAAAAGGCTTCCAGATACAGGAGCTTGTGATGCGTAAACTCGGTTTGAAACCGGCTGAAACATCTAACCAGATCGTTCAACGGGATCGAATCGCTGAACTGATTCTATTCACAGCTCTGGTAGCCGCAACCCTTAATAAAATCGGTAAGGAGCTTCGAAACCTTCAGAGAACCGAGATCGGGGAGGTCTGGGAGGAGTTTAAGGAAACGCAGGTGGGATCATCTACGATGCCTCATAAAAGAAACCCTCATAAATCTGAGAGAATATGCGGTTTATCGCGGATTCTAATCGGGAACGTTTTTCCAGCTCTCGAAAACGTGGCTTTAGAGCATGAGAGAGATCTCACGAACTCAGCTCCCGAGCGCATCATCATCCCTGAGAACCTGATTCTCTTAGACTATATGCTTAAACAGTTAACTCAAATTTTGAAAAACATAAAATTAGATGAATTTAATATTACCAGAAACCTCGGCTTAACGCGCGGACTTATAATGGCTGAGAAAATCATGTTAGAGCTGGTTAACAAGGGTTTAGGCCGGCAGCAAGCCCACGAGCTTTTAAGGAGATGCGCTATGATATCTTGGAGTCAGCGAATAGATTTTAAGCAAGCTCTTTTAAACGAGCCTGAAATCGCCTCTCTGGTTACACCGGGTGAACTAGATGAATGGTTGAATCCCATCTCTTACATTGGAACCGCGGTTAGCCAAGTGGAGAAAGCTGTACAAGAGTTGAGAGGATATAGATATGAGCTCTAA